The Drosophila teissieri strain GT53w chromosome X, Prin_Dtei_1.1, whole genome shotgun sequence genome has a segment encoding these proteins:
- the LOC122624017 gene encoding uncharacterized protein LOC122624017 yields the protein MASNSTKKSKSSGMRILWIPGRKSHSKGRFNTTNKQISYSGPQKKSEVWSLGGSKAQAELIDLPSPDLSGNSPSSSLSIVATCSMVQGCTSSERASSDDLAIVSETATMPTTPVSPNSPIPNSPTSETATASTRAMTSPNVITTVVIQDLHNFMSPEDLPKVPSVPAAQDTEVVLNSSAGTTASIATTSSPLANHKPGSSPPESHSQQTTPQKSRYKNHNNNQEDINSIESISSFPRFQGNAIDFDWIDEMVQQRNCNELMHKNKRKKSKKVEGLDADQLDAKSFGYDNDKAKLNRKEADDNDEKVVKCLYYSLMCCDCTIS from the exons ATGGCTTCCAATTCAACGAAGAAAAGCAAATCCAGCGGTATGCGCATATTGTGGATACCGGGTCGAAAGTCCCATTCCAAGGGTCGATTTAATACCACCAACAAGCAGATCTCGTACTCGGGTCCTCAGAAAAAGAGCGAAGTATGGTCCTTAGGCGGCAGCAAGGCTCAGGCCGAGTTGATTGACCT TCCCTCCCCCGATTTGTCTGGCAACTCACCATCATCGTCGCTGAGCATTGTGGCCACCTGTTCGATGGTTCAAGGATGTACAAGCAGCGAGAGAGCGTCCTCTGATGACTTGGCCATCGTTTCGGAGACTGCCACAATGCCAACCACGCCTGTGAGTCCCAACTCGCCGATCCCGAATAGTCCTACTTCCGAGACTGCAACAGCATCCACCCGAGCCATGACTTCGCCCAACGTGATTACCACCGTTGTAATACAGGACTTG CACAACTTTATGAGCCCTGAGGACTTGCCCAAAGTGCCAAGTGTGCCGGCAGCACAGGACACCGAAGTGGTGCTAAATAGCTCTGCGGGAACCACAGCATCGATAGCAACCACTTCTTCGCCACTGGCCAACCATAAGCCGGGCTCGTCGCCGCCCGAATCCCATTCCCAGCAAACTACGCCACAGAAAAGTAGATATaagaaccacaacaacaatcag GAGGATATCAATTCGATAGAAAGCATTTCCAGTTTTCCAAGGTTTCAGGGAAACGCCATTGACTTCGATTGGATCGACGAGATGGTGCAACAGCGAAACTGCAACGAACTGATGCATAAGAATAAGCGAAAGAAGTCTAAGAAGGTGGAGGGCCTGGACGCCGACCAATTGGATGCCAAATCCTTTGGCTATGACAATGACAAGGCTAAATTGAATCGCAAGGAAGCCGATGACAACGATGAGAAAGTCGTTAAATGTTTGTACTACTCACTGATGTGCTGCGACTGTACTATATCTTAA